One window from the genome of Bacillus carboniphilus encodes:
- a CDS encoding S-layer homology domain-containing protein: MKKRYPFSQKALKAVLAAGLVVTPVYGAGLVQPSAIVQAATVDDAANRIKLIYSKLGSTDVETLNEITTAISDTNFDWTTVIGDEVVSRVDDKLDDVGLSDLNAIDLIKDIALLAHQSNPDTLAADIRALNDSDAGTALNALITTGNDYTAIELLIEYFIDAEKELWTRFLNGVDQNSVDGLSAVETIISDIHEQLSSKAKYSTFNSSIYDTFGFGLNGVLDIKDNIYNNLTVSGVITAEDISDLREGFVLAALFAGAPDGVVTNPDPDPTPTPTPTPTPTPEPEENEVEVPEDAVEQTPGKTTVKPDKVDEIVEKVTAEKNTIPVKVQKGSAGETKAEVPATLFTKAAEKSQNAVVKVKTETASYDLPVNEVNEDVVKSQLGSDVSMENVSVSISVNEVPLEDVQDSLEGEGLEAVSSVIDFEITITSGDKTATVSKFRAYVKRSINVSAENTNANEIVVVRINADGTLTPIPAKLVDGVVVLQSLTNSRYTVVKNSKTFQDVNNGANWAEASIEKLASKLIISGKTVSTYAPNDDMTRGEFAALISRALALPAPETPSVTFSDVSYNQAVNSKGEIYAAAEAGIIFGKEDGNFYPYEKINRAEAAMMIGRAIKFVNAQSELDTSKKITDFKDSDFIGASAREDVQLIYQAGIMAGYGTGDFGPADFTKRDQMARVLDQFLQYVDFIN, from the coding sequence GTGAAAAAAAGATATCCATTTAGTCAAAAAGCCCTTAAGGCCGTTCTTGCTGCGGGGTTAGTAGTTACACCTGTGTATGGGGCTGGGTTAGTGCAGCCAAGTGCGATTGTGCAGGCGGCAACTGTAGATGATGCCGCGAACAGAATTAAATTAATATATAGCAAACTGGGTTCTACAGACGTTGAAACTCTAAATGAGATCACTACTGCTATATCAGATACAAACTTTGATTGGACAACTGTTATAGGAGATGAAGTGGTATCGAGGGTTGATGATAAACTTGATGATGTAGGTTTATCAGACTTAAATGCAATCGATTTAATAAAGGATATTGCATTATTAGCCCATCAATCTAACCCAGACACTCTTGCAGCGGATATTAGAGCCCTTAACGATAGCGATGCAGGTACAGCCCTAAATGCATTGATTACTACTGGTAATGATTATACTGCAATAGAATTATTGATAGAATATTTTATTGATGCTGAAAAAGAACTGTGGACTAGATTCCTTAATGGAGTAGATCAAAATAGTGTAGATGGTCTATCTGCGGTTGAGACTATTATTTCAGATATTCATGAACAACTATCTAGCAAAGCCAAATACAGTACATTTAATAGTAGTATTTATGATACCTTTGGTTTTGGTTTAAATGGTGTACTAGACATTAAGGATAATATTTATAATAATCTTACAGTTAGTGGTGTCATTACTGCAGAAGACATCTCAGATTTAAGAGAAGGTTTTGTTCTAGCGGCACTATTTGCAGGTGCTCCAGATGGAGTAGTTACAAATCCGGATCCAGACCCAACGCCAACACCAACGCCGACACCGACACCAACACCAGAACCTGAAGAAAACGAAGTCGAAGTCCCAGAGGATGCAGTAGAACAAACCCCAGGTAAAACAACTGTAAAACCTGATAAAGTGGATGAAATCGTTGAAAAGGTTACAGCAGAAAAGAACACAATTCCAGTAAAAGTTCAAAAAGGGTCAGCTGGTGAAACAAAAGCCGAAGTACCAGCAACCCTATTCACAAAAGCTGCAGAAAAGTCTCAGAATGCAGTTGTAAAGGTTAAGACTGAAACGGCAAGCTACGACCTACCAGTTAATGAAGTTAACGAAGATGTAGTGAAATCTCAACTCGGTTCAGATGTATCAATGGAAAATGTATCTGTTAGTATCTCTGTAAATGAGGTGCCACTAGAAGACGTTCAGGATTCATTAGAAGGTGAAGGACTTGAAGCAGTTTCTTCTGTCATCGATTTTGAAATTACAATCACTTCTGGTGATAAGACAGCAACGGTTAGCAAGTTCAGAGCCTATGTTAAACGTTCTATCAATGTAAGTGCTGAAAATACAAATGCAAATGAAATAGTTGTAGTTAGAATTAACGCTGACGGCACATTAACTCCGATCCCTGCAAAGCTAGTAGATGGAGTAGTGGTTCTACAATCATTAACTAACTCTCGCTATACAGTAGTGAAAAACAGTAAAACGTTCCAAGACGTCAACAACGGAGCAAACTGGGCGGAAGCCAGCATTGAAAAATTAGCTTCAAAGCTAATCATCAGTGGTAAAACCGTTTCTACGTACGCTCCAAACGATGATATGACTCGTGGAGAATTCGCAGCTCTTATTTCTAGAGCACTTGCTTTACCTGCCCCAGAAACACCAAGTGTTACGTTTAGCGATGTTTCGTATAATCAAGCAGTTAATAGTAAAGGTGAAATTTATGCTGCTGCAGAAGCGGGGATTATTTTTGGTAAGGAAGACGGTAATTTCTATCCTTATGAAAAAATCAATCGTGCGGAAGCTGCCATGATGATTGGGCGCGCTATTAAATTCGTAAATGCACAAAGTGAGTTAGATACAAGTAAAAAGATTACTGACTTTAAAGATAGTGACTTTATTGGTGCAAGTGCACGTGAAGACGTACAGTTAATTTACCAAGCGGGCATTATGGCTGGCTACGGTACTGGTGACTTTGGTCCTGCTGATTTCACAAAACGTGATCAAATGGCACGTGTATTAGACCAATTCCTACAATACGTTGATTTCATTAACTAA
- a CDS encoding alkaline phosphatase: MKNSKFRTLISMMVVLLWLQPIQQVAANPPSPTPKFKNVIMMVMDGTNSDVVTLARWYKGSNLFIDDLIVGGVRTYSLRSAITDSAAAATALATGHKTIVDHIGMIPMYESEHSSQPITTVPKATILEAAKRNGLATGIVATSPVQHATPAGFSSHTLHRDDFSNIAEQQVYQGIDVVLGGGKASLFPGKGKDERNDGENLIRVLKEQNYTIVDTKEKLQAAPSGKLWGAFARHALAYDFDRNTLELDQPSLAEMTEKAIQTLSQKKKGFFLFVEGSKVDWAAHKNDPVGMISEILSFDEAVKKAVEFAKVDKNTLVIAVTDHGNSGLTMGNGSTNNNYASSPSTKFIEPLKQAKLSVSGAVSILKTDRSNLVEVASYYGVKDLDRTELKQLKKAKRTSEIENLLTQYLAKRAHLGFTTHGHTGEDVFLYAYGPGKPSGLINNVDIPRLIAEYLEVDLDETTDSLFIDAEKWFTAQGFETAIELEGKNNEVFVAKKEGEEIRYPKNKNYRMVNSTVETLPGVNVFNGKTFFVPKPAR; the protein is encoded by the coding sequence TTGAAGAACTCGAAGTTTCGGACACTAATTTCGATGATGGTTGTTTTGTTATGGCTTCAACCTATACAGCAGGTTGCTGCAAATCCTCCATCCCCTACCCCAAAATTTAAGAATGTAATTATGATGGTGATGGATGGGACAAATTCTGATGTCGTCACTCTTGCCCGTTGGTATAAAGGAAGTAATTTGTTTATAGATGATTTGATAGTTGGCGGGGTTCGGACCTATTCCCTTCGTTCTGCTATAACGGATAGTGCTGCTGCAGCAACAGCCTTGGCAACTGGTCACAAAACGATTGTGGATCACATTGGGATGATTCCAATGTACGAATCGGAACATTCCTCACAACCAATTACGACCGTTCCGAAGGCTACCATTCTTGAAGCTGCTAAACGGAACGGACTTGCTACGGGAATTGTGGCTACCTCTCCCGTTCAGCATGCTACACCAGCTGGGTTCTCTTCACACACACTGCACCGTGATGACTTTTCAAACATCGCTGAGCAGCAAGTGTACCAAGGAATTGATGTGGTATTAGGTGGAGGAAAGGCATCGTTGTTTCCTGGTAAAGGAAAAGATGAACGGAATGATGGTGAAAATTTAATAAGGGTACTAAAGGAACAGAACTACACTATTGTTGATACAAAAGAAAAATTACAGGCAGCCCCAAGCGGTAAACTTTGGGGAGCTTTTGCAAGACATGCTTTAGCCTATGACTTTGACCGGAATACTTTAGAGCTTGATCAACCTTCATTGGCTGAAATGACGGAAAAAGCGATTCAGACACTTTCGCAAAAAAAGAAAGGATTTTTCCTGTTTGTTGAAGGTAGTAAAGTAGATTGGGCTGCTCATAAAAACGATCCTGTTGGAATGATTAGTGAGATTTTGAGCTTTGATGAGGCTGTAAAGAAAGCAGTCGAGTTTGCAAAAGTGGACAAGAATACATTAGTCATTGCTGTAACGGACCATGGAAACAGCGGTTTGACCATGGGCAACGGCAGTACGAATAATAACTATGCTAGCTCTCCATCTACCAAGTTTATTGAACCTTTGAAGCAAGCAAAACTTTCGGTATCAGGTGCGGTTTCAATTTTAAAAACAGACCGGTCAAATTTGGTTGAAGTCGCCTCGTATTACGGTGTAAAGGACTTAGACCGTACTGAATTGAAGCAGTTGAAAAAGGCTAAACGAACTAGTGAAATTGAAAACTTGTTAACGCAATATTTAGCCAAACGAGCTCATCTTGGTTTTACTACCCACGGTCATACCGGCGAAGATGTTTTTCTGTATGCCTATGGACCAGGTAAGCCATCTGGACTTATAAATAATGTGGATATTCCACGTTTGATTGCTGAATACTTGGAAGTGGACTTAGATGAAACAACAGACTCATTGTTTATTGATGCTGAAAAGTGGTTTACAGCCCAAGGATTTGAAACGGCCATTGAATTAGAAGGTAAAAATAATGAAGTATTTGTTGCGAAAAAAGAAGGAGAAGAGATTCGCTATCCGAAGAATAAGAATTATAGGATGGTTAATAGTACAGTGGAGACTTTGCCTGGTGTGAATGTGTTTAATGGGAAGACGTTTTTTGTGCCGAAGCCTGCTCGGTGA
- a CDS encoding SWIM zinc finger family protein, whose amino-acid sequence MVETLSKLFKERLNFNDEEHVKLVQRSLLLYRQNLVLKVKQVGLNEVTATVQDVTPVKVQLDAAELENSSCECPQQGVCRHQLAVFFAMLAKFQSVTKWIDDWKRGDVLASLPIQRGMKKSPATVSIEEKIPGWMSRFEDEWNQIDSLTVSAINQMYHKFSWQEPENRQLKLIYRLTLQIFFLQKLFSLSPRELENVRIQIDYYIDQAKQTMQAFQTQTLSFDTDTYFQQLGKEMHPIMKEGHGLLLEKFSLYTEFWTFLCKSPTLRQEERKWWKQVIEEEHPSFSNQPSIYIAYWHIQILTGYEEEVMKTLDDLMEPSYVYILLHWLQYFISEKQWTRSNTFFDKFLKWWPMYSEVVDHDQATFTAEKAVHLAKVYSNHRKLPVHEKLLETLLPYSFHDYASYMVRSKQFRKWAELLHSISYQVRDIPYDLLSSVEATDPKALLPLYHRSVISLVQEKKRQSYKDAVRLLLKLKEIYENMGEYEAWNSFMIGLMDETSRLRAFHEECKRGKLLNGPVEIY is encoded by the coding sequence ATGGTTGAGACACTTTCAAAATTGTTTAAGGAACGCCTGAACTTTAATGATGAAGAGCATGTGAAGCTGGTTCAGCGTAGCCTTTTATTATATCGTCAAAATTTGGTGTTAAAGGTGAAGCAAGTTGGACTGAATGAGGTGACGGCAACGGTTCAAGATGTGACACCGGTTAAGGTTCAACTTGATGCAGCTGAGCTTGAGAATAGTTCGTGTGAATGTCCGCAGCAAGGGGTTTGTCGGCACCAATTGGCTGTGTTTTTTGCGATGCTTGCTAAGTTTCAGTCGGTAACGAAGTGGATTGATGATTGGAAGCGTGGGGATGTTTTGGCGAGCTTGCCGATTCAAAGAGGAATGAAAAAGAGTCCCGCTACCGTGAGCATTGAAGAAAAGATTCCTGGATGGATGTCCCGCTTCGAGGATGAATGGAATCAAATCGATTCACTCACTGTGTCAGCAATCAATCAGATGTATCATAAATTTAGCTGGCAGGAGCCTGAAAATAGGCAACTCAAGTTGATATACCGTTTGACCTTACAAATATTCTTTTTACAAAAGCTGTTCTCTCTTTCTCCGAGAGAGCTAGAAAATGTAAGAATTCAAATTGATTATTACATAGATCAAGCTAAGCAAACGATGCAAGCTTTCCAAACTCAAACGCTGTCTTTTGATACAGATACTTATTTTCAACAACTTGGAAAAGAAATGCATCCAATTATGAAGGAAGGGCACGGTCTCCTTCTTGAAAAGTTTTCGCTATATACCGAGTTTTGGACGTTTCTATGTAAGTCCCCCACTCTTCGTCAAGAGGAACGAAAGTGGTGGAAGCAGGTGATTGAAGAGGAACATCCGAGCTTTTCAAATCAACCTTCTATCTACATTGCCTATTGGCATATTCAGATACTAACCGGTTATGAAGAAGAGGTAATGAAGACGCTAGATGATTTGATGGAACCGAGCTACGTGTATATTCTGCTGCACTGGTTACAGTACTTTATTTCTGAAAAGCAATGGACCCGCTCGAATACGTTTTTTGATAAATTTTTAAAATGGTGGCCGATGTATTCGGAAGTGGTGGATCATGACCAGGCTACCTTTACTGCAGAAAAGGCGGTTCATTTAGCAAAGGTTTATTCGAACCACCGGAAGTTACCTGTGCATGAAAAGTTGTTAGAAACGTTACTACCTTATAGCTTTCATGATTATGCTTCCTATATGGTACGGTCGAAACAGTTCCGTAAATGGGCGGAGTTACTCCACTCTATTTCCTATCAAGTCAGGGATATTCCGTATGATTTGTTAAGCAGTGTAGAAGCCACAGATCCTAAAGCTCTTCTACCTCTTTACCATCGTTCGGTGATTTCTCTGGTACAAGAAAAGAAGCGGCAATCTTACAAGGATGCTGTTCGACTTTTATTAAAGTTAAAAGAGATTTATGAAAATATGGGAGAATATGAAGCCTGGAATTCCTTTATGATCGGGTTAATGGATGAAACATCAAGACTTCGGGCCTTCCATGAAGAATGCAAAAGGGGGAAGCTGTTAAATGGTCCGGTTGAAATCTATTAA
- a CDS encoding DEAD/DEAH box helicase codes for MVRLKSIKIHAMHTGGPTIRIGATDDQNQWIPLQDWKHLFFQWHEGSYYGTLYIQEVGNFIELDSWQATDVFANEPFNSYVDWDWDETSDLLISVSRVIYESITQKRVIPEFNENHPWKIPAMVWEEFFPEFWESPVTEDLLADHSAPLSVGDWVQNWFQQVMSSYISYPHLDNEWTTKWRELTESTYWSQDELASYFTEEKWKEWTSDTRSPLPFYLGLKLEEPETNDEPWSLTPFLQSVQNNEEIYNWNEVFTWPTNWLPYEEYVHEEVDSWKKLIPFMEATQPFQTELNDEQAWGFLTHVSEKLVLLGINIWLPSWWRNMKEAKVKLQANVKETVTSVRPSMLGMDQLLDFQWKLSLNGEELSEEEFRQLVEQNRHFLRWRGDWVKLDPAFMKRIQELMKQADKNGLQLRDLLEQKLSRSGDGALDDEDEEQDDDPYDFIQIRLNRQLKDMLQTLTNQTTLPLQKVPDSLNGELRPYQIEGFSWLYFLRQYGFGGCLADDMGLGKTIQFITYLLKCKEDGKTDAPALIIAPTSIVGNWEKELAQFAPSLNVYIHYGNKRVKGEAFTKEAKKADVVLTTYGLSHIDEADLSTIEWSSIGLDEAQNIKNAGTKQSRAIRKLKGQHHIALTGTPIENRLSELWSIFDFLNHGYLGSLHTFQHRYILPIERDDDKKQLQKLQSLIRPFLLRRTKTDQRIALNLPDKLEQKQYCNLTPEQASLYEEHVQQTFSKINRLTGFERRGLVLQMLGKLKQLCDHPSLYLKEEQPREIISRSQKMKKVVQLLDDILDQNENVLIFTQYIQMGKLLQNVMKNRYRMDIPFLNGSVPKMQRDIWIEQFQNNEFPVFILSLKAGGTGLNLTAANHVIHYDRWWNPAVENQATDRAYRIGQKKFVHVHKLLTSGTLEEKIDALLEQKSSLNDAILTQGDQWITEFTDDELLNLVTLTP; via the coding sequence ATGGTCCGGTTGAAATCTATTAAAATTCATGCCATGCACACAGGCGGACCCACCATTCGAATCGGGGCAACCGATGACCAAAATCAGTGGATACCGCTTCAGGATTGGAAGCATCTGTTTTTCCAATGGCATGAAGGAAGCTATTATGGGACTCTTTACATTCAAGAGGTCGGGAATTTTATTGAATTGGATTCATGGCAAGCGACCGATGTGTTTGCGAATGAACCCTTCAACTCCTATGTAGATTGGGATTGGGATGAAACTTCTGACCTACTGATTTCAGTATCTAGAGTGATCTATGAGAGTATCACGCAAAAGCGAGTCATTCCTGAATTCAATGAGAACCATCCTTGGAAAATTCCAGCGATGGTTTGGGAAGAATTTTTTCCTGAGTTTTGGGAAAGTCCTGTCACGGAAGACTTACTTGCAGATCATAGTGCCCCCCTTTCCGTAGGTGATTGGGTACAAAACTGGTTCCAACAAGTTATGAGTTCCTACATTTCTTACCCACATTTGGACAATGAATGGACAACAAAGTGGCGGGAGCTCACAGAATCTACTTACTGGAGCCAAGATGAACTAGCTTCCTATTTTACAGAAGAAAAGTGGAAGGAATGGACAAGCGATACGCGGTCCCCTCTTCCCTTCTATCTTGGTTTAAAATTAGAAGAACCAGAAACCAATGATGAACCTTGGAGTTTGACTCCCTTTCTACAAAGCGTTCAAAACAATGAAGAAATCTATAACTGGAACGAAGTGTTCACTTGGCCAACTAATTGGTTACCTTATGAGGAATATGTTCACGAAGAAGTTGATAGCTGGAAAAAGCTAATTCCGTTTATGGAAGCTACGCAACCTTTCCAGACAGAGTTAAACGATGAACAAGCATGGGGATTCTTGACGCATGTGAGTGAAAAATTAGTGTTACTTGGGATTAACATTTGGTTGCCATCCTGGTGGAGAAATATGAAAGAAGCCAAAGTAAAGCTTCAAGCCAATGTGAAGGAAACAGTCACTTCTGTACGCCCTTCTATGCTTGGTATGGATCAACTGTTAGATTTCCAATGGAAGCTTTCTCTTAATGGTGAAGAGCTTTCAGAGGAAGAATTCCGTCAGCTTGTAGAACAGAATCGTCATTTTCTACGCTGGCGTGGGGATTGGGTGAAGCTAGATCCTGCGTTTATGAAGCGAATACAGGAGTTAATGAAACAAGCAGATAAAAATGGACTTCAGCTTCGGGATTTACTAGAACAGAAGCTTTCACGAAGTGGTGACGGTGCGCTTGACGATGAAGATGAAGAGCAGGATGATGACCCATACGATTTTATCCAAATTCGTTTAAATCGGCAGTTAAAAGATATGCTTCAAACTCTGACGAACCAGACTACCTTACCGCTTCAAAAGGTTCCAGATAGTTTGAACGGTGAGCTACGCCCTTATCAAATTGAAGGGTTTAGCTGGTTGTACTTTTTAAGACAGTATGGGTTTGGTGGATGTTTAGCCGATGATATGGGACTCGGAAAAACCATTCAGTTCATTACGTATCTCCTAAAATGCAAGGAAGATGGTAAAACGGATGCTCCTGCACTCATTATTGCACCAACATCAATTGTTGGTAACTGGGAAAAGGAACTGGCTCAATTTGCTCCATCTCTTAATGTATATATCCATTATGGAAACAAACGGGTAAAAGGTGAAGCATTTACTAAAGAAGCCAAGAAAGCTGATGTTGTTTTAACGACATACGGACTTTCTCATATTGATGAAGCAGACCTTTCAACGATTGAATGGAGTTCTATCGGACTTGATGAAGCCCAAAATATTAAAAATGCTGGGACCAAGCAATCTCGTGCTATTCGGAAATTGAAAGGGCAGCATCATATTGCTTTGACTGGTACGCCCATTGAAAATAGATTATCTGAACTCTGGTCCATTTTTGATTTCTTAAACCATGGATACCTGGGTAGTCTCCATACATTCCAGCATCGATATATATTACCAATTGAAAGAGATGATGATAAGAAACAGCTTCAAAAACTCCAATCTTTGATACGCCCATTCTTATTAAGACGTACGAAAACGGATCAACGCATTGCATTGAACCTTCCTGACAAGTTGGAACAAAAGCAGTATTGTAATTTGACACCGGAACAGGCTTCTTTATATGAGGAGCATGTCCAACAAACGTTTTCGAAGATTAACCGCTTAACTGGTTTTGAACGAAGAGGCTTAGTGTTACAGATGCTAGGAAAATTGAAGCAGCTCTGTGATCATCCAAGCTTGTATTTAAAAGAGGAACAACCGCGGGAGATTATTAGCAGGTCTCAGAAGATGAAAAAAGTGGTTCAGTTATTAGATGACATCTTAGATCAAAATGAAAATGTGTTAATTTTTACCCAATATATTCAAATGGGTAAACTTCTGCAAAATGTTATGAAAAACCGTTATCGGATGGATATTCCATTCTTAAATGGATCGGTCCCTAAAATGCAGAGAGACATCTGGATTGAGCAATTCCAAAATAATGAGTTTCCTGTTTTCATTTTGTCATTAAAAGCTGGTGGAACTGGATTAAATTTAACAGCAGCCAATCATGTCATACACTACGATAGATGGTGGAATCCTGCTGTTGAAAATCAAGCAACAGACAGAGCCTATCGAATCGGGCAGAAAAAATTTGTACATGTACACAAACTTTTGACTTCAGGAACTTTAGAAGAGAAAATAGACGCTCTATTGGAACAAAAGAGTTCGTTAAACGATGCTATCCTCACGCAAGGGGATCAATGGATAACGGAATTTACAGATGATGAATTACTGAATCTTGTTACCTTAACTCCTTAA
- the ssb gene encoding single-stranded DNA-binding protein, with amino-acid sequence MLNQVTLVGRLTRDPEIKRTMDGNPVTNVTVAINRHFKNQKGELEADFIPCTIWRRAAENTALYCKKGSMVGITGRLQTRHYENQEGKRIYVTEVIADSIQFIDTKSASAPPLKKEEPKKEEVVETLEDKILK; translated from the coding sequence ATGCTAAACCAAGTGACGTTAGTTGGAAGATTAACTAGGGATCCTGAAATTAAGCGAACAATGGATGGGAATCCAGTGACCAATGTGACGGTGGCCATCAATCGCCATTTCAAAAACCAAAAAGGAGAATTAGAAGCTGATTTCATCCCATGTACCATTTGGAGGAGAGCTGCAGAGAATACGGCGTTGTACTGTAAAAAGGGATCGATGGTTGGAATAACAGGAAGGCTCCAAACAAGGCACTACGAGAATCAGGAAGGTAAAAGAATATATGTGACTGAAGTGATTGCTGATTCCATTCAATTTATTGACACTAAGTCAGCTTCAGCACCACCACTGAAGAAGGAAGAACCCAAGAAGGAAGAAGTAGTAGAGACATTAGAAGATAAGATTTTAAAATAA
- a CDS encoding YwpF family protein — translation MKTFKMISLQIIDGEDLHDIELKDGLIINREDDRNRWLLEAFMKPTYTDVFEQAMNNDKELLIQVVITKKENDPAPFRTKVLKLSEINGSISVLLEGYLNKTKNDYAELLLQHLLDQGMTGDQLLEIFKLNMITKPKLPATKKIEN, via the coding sequence ATGAAAACCTTTAAAATGATATCTTTACAAATTATCGATGGAGAGGATCTTCACGATATTGAACTAAAAGACGGGCTCATTATTAACCGAGAAGATGACCGAAATCGCTGGCTATTGGAAGCCTTTATGAAGCCAACCTATACCGATGTTTTCGAACAAGCCATGAATAACGACAAGGAACTGCTCATTCAAGTGGTGATCACAAAGAAAGAAAATGACCCAGCTCCGTTTCGTACGAAGGTACTAAAATTGAGTGAAATAAATGGCTCCATTAGTGTGCTTTTAGAGGGGTATTTGAATAAAACGAAGAATGATTATGCGGAATTGCTTTTGCAGCATTTATTGGATCAAGGCATGACCGGTGATCAGCTTTTAGAGATTTTTAAATTAAATATGATAACGAAGCCAAAGCTACCTGCTACAAAGAAAATAGAAAATTAA
- a CDS encoding M55 family metallopeptidase: protein MKIFISADMEGISGVATGKQLQVNGEYQRFRKQMTYDVNAAVEGAFKAGATEVVVADGHGNMSNILIEELDPRARLVSGNNRVMCQLEGLDESFDGIMFVGHHGREGGSEKTVISHTLAGICVNEMKINGKVVGETEMNSYVAGDFGVPAIFISGDDAYVAEVKETLPHVEGAVVKRAIDRFAAELLHPEKAREIIREKAEAAVRGIQNMKTVKMEGPVTFELTFKAPNQAHMTTTLPTVELVTPTQIRFTCDNMVEAYKHMWGCVIIAMSATAGVLGHVNA, encoded by the coding sequence ATGAAAATTTTTATCTCAGCAGACATGGAAGGAATTTCAGGTGTTGCAACCGGAAAGCAATTGCAAGTAAACGGTGAATACCAACGCTTCCGTAAACAAATGACTTATGATGTGAATGCTGCAGTCGAAGGGGCTTTTAAAGCGGGAGCGACAGAAGTTGTAGTAGCGGATGGACACGGAAACATGTCCAACATCTTAATTGAAGAATTGGACCCACGTGCTCGCCTCGTTTCAGGTAACAACCGCGTAATGTGCCAATTAGAAGGTCTAGATGAAAGCTTCGACGGCATTATGTTCGTCGGTCACCACGGTAGAGAAGGTGGCTCTGAGAAAACAGTCATCAGTCATACACTAGCTGGAATCTGTGTGAACGAAATGAAGATTAACGGAAAAGTTGTCGGCGAAACGGAAATGAACTCTTATGTTGCAGGGGACTTTGGTGTGCCTGCTATTTTCATCAGTGGGGACGATGCGTATGTGGCTGAAGTAAAAGAAACACTTCCGCATGTTGAGGGAGCTGTTGTTAAACGTGCCATTGACCGTTTTGCAGCTGAGCTCCTGCACCCAGAAAAAGCACGTGAAATCATCCGCGAAAAAGCAGAAGCTGCTGTTCGTGGCATCCAAAACATGAAGACGGTAAAAATGGAAGGGCCGGTTACGTTTGAACTGACTTTCAAGGCACCAAACCAAGCTCATATGACAACAACGTTACCCACGGTTGAACTGGTAACACCAACTCAAATTCGTTTTACTTGCGACAACATGGTAGAGGCTTACAAACATATGTGGGGTTGTGTGATTATTGCGATGTCTGCAACGGCTGGTGTGTTGGGGCATGTGAATGCGTAA
- a CDS encoding M42 family metallopeptidase: MFKLLETLTSLHGPCGYEAAVSRFLKEYLSDKTDSVEVDPIGNVIARIKGKEEGPATLLTAHIDEVGFIVKKIEANGLLRFEKLGGHDDRILLAQEVTVLTKQGELNGVIGTMSAHYVKFDDPSKVRKHAQLYIDIGAASKEDAEALGVELGTPITWKKQLKYAGSEKTGRVIGKALDDRAGCAVLIQALEELQDRDFSGELIFLFAVQEEVGLRGAKTASQNLHADVAIAVDTTAVSDTPEETMDQSLQIGAGVGIKVMDFSLITHYKVKDALVETAKEKNIPYQMEVFPGIGTDGGAVAFSQKGVPTGVLSVPSRYAHSPVELVDMKDLEATKDLLKEFVKSLSTTSTFNFA; this comes from the coding sequence ATGTTCAAATTGCTAGAAACGTTGACATCACTACATGGACCTTGTGGCTATGAAGCAGCAGTGTCCAGATTTTTAAAAGAATACCTCTCAGATAAAACTGATTCCGTTGAAGTGGATCCAATCGGAAATGTTATTGCTCGTATAAAAGGGAAAGAAGAAGGACCCGCTACTCTATTAACCGCTCATATTGATGAGGTAGGCTTCATTGTTAAAAAGATTGAAGCGAACGGACTTCTTCGCTTTGAAAAATTAGGTGGGCACGATGACCGAATTCTTCTAGCACAAGAGGTTACCGTTTTAACGAAACAAGGGGAGCTCAACGGTGTTATTGGAACCATGTCCGCTCACTATGTAAAATTCGATGACCCTTCTAAAGTTAGAAAGCACGCTCAACTTTACATAGATATCGGTGCTGCTTCAAAAGAGGATGCCGAAGCACTTGGCGTTGAACTCGGCACACCAATCACATGGAAAAAACAACTCAAATACGCAGGCAGTGAAAAAACAGGTCGTGTAATCGGGAAAGCCCTCGATGACCGAGCTGGATGTGCTGTGTTAATCCAAGCACTCGAAGAACTACAAGACCGAGACTTCTCAGGAGAGCTTATTTTCCTATTCGCAGTCCAAGAGGAAGTCGGCCTCCGCGGAGCCAAGACTGCATCACAAAACCTGCACGCTGATGTTGCCATCGCGGTGGATACAACAGCTGTCAGTGACACGCCAGAAGAAACGATGGACCAAAGTCTACAAATTGGAGCGGGAGTAGGCATTAAGGTCATGGACTTCAGCTTAATCACACACTACAAAGTGAAGGATGCCTTAGTCGAAACAGCCAAAGAAAAGAACATTCCTTACCAAATGGAAGTGTTCCCTGGAATTGGAACAGATGGGGGAGCGGTGGCTTTTAGTCAAAAAGGTGTGCCAACTGGAGTTCTTTCGGTACCTTCACGCTATGCACACTCTCCAGTTGAGTTAGTGGACATGAAGGACCTCGAAGCAACAAAAGACCTACTCAAGGAATTCGTAAAATCATTATCAACAACATCTACTTTTAATTTTGCATAA